Below is a window of Deltaproteobacteria bacterium DNA.
GCTGGGAAGCCTATGATGAACACCTGCGTCAACGCACCCTTCGCCACCTCAAACGGACCGCCGCCCGGTTGGGGTTCACGCTCCTCCCCCAGCCCGTCTCGGCCTGAGAGTGTGTTTCTGAGCAGTGCAGCGAAGAATCTCTCTGTGAGACCCGTCGCTCCGCTCAGGGTGACACGCAAATGCTCCTATCTTTCGAGAGCTGGTATGACACCCTGACCTCCTCTACCTCACCCGTACTCGGTCCACTCGTGCTGCCCTCTCCTTGACAGGAGAGGGCGATCAGAAGGACAAAATCAGCGAACAGCCATCGGTCATCCCCTCTCTAGTACCGTGTCTCATAACTTCGTGAGCAGTCGTAGGGCGTGCGAAGCGCGCCAACTGACTGGCGCGTGGTACGCGCCCTACGATTTCACCGCTCATGAACTTGCGAGACACGGGACTAGTAGTCAGTCCATTTAATTTTGAGGGATGGGGTTTCGTCATGCCCGCGCAGGCGGGCATCCAGGGAAATTTAGCAGTGGCCTGTAGTGAAGCCTCCTGGATTCCCGCATTCGCGGGAATGACGTCCCTTGAGTTATCCATCAAAACTTTCTGGACTATCTACTAGTTATGCGCCGGACGACTATCTGGTTTCACCTTCCGCTCCGTGAAGAGCCACTTCCCGTTCACTTTTTCCATCGTGTCTTCATAACGACCAGAGATGACCAGTTCAGTTTTCCCTTCAGTCGCGTGGGTCATGAGCAAATAGCATTCACCAGTGGCATGGTTGCCTTCAACGTTGAGCAACACATTCATCACACAATGGCGAGGTTGTGCGTTCCCGGTCCAAGATCGATACTTCTCGGTAAATTGCTTGAGCATGGTTTTGCCCTGCCAGCGGCCAAGGATCGGGCTGTCAAACACCCCATTATCCGTGAATGTCGACACCCAATCGTCATAACGGCCAGAATCGATGTAGAGACAATACCGCGTGACCAAATCACGTAGTTCTTCTTTATCCTCTAATAGACTTGCCATGAGATCCTCCTCTGTTTGCAAAGACTAACATTCTGTGGCGAGTTCACCAACTGATAGGCGCTAACGTAACCGGGTGCGCTTCACCGCCGGGAATCGCCTCATCAAACAAATGCGTGGCAACGAAAATCGGACGGTGAAAGCGCAACGCTAGAGCAATCGCGTCACTTGGTCGACTATCGATCTGTAGTGGGGTCTTCCCATTCGCAAGATGGATGAAAGCATAATAGGTACCGCCCTTCATCTCCGTCACGACCACCTTCTCAAAGCCAACACCCACTTTCTCAAGGATGTTCTTCAGCAAGTCATGGGTCATTGGTCGTGGGAGCACTGTCCCTTGCAACTGCAGATGAATCGACTGCGCTTCAGGCAAGCCAACCCAAATAGGGATCGCTTTCGTCTGCTCTTTATTCTGCAAAATAATAACGGGTGAGTTCGCCACCGGATCAAAACTCACGCCTTTGACTTCGACTTGAACAGAGTTGCGGGACTCGGTCCCCTGCGGGTTACGGCACGAGGGAGTAAACGCAACAGAAACAGCAAGGATGAACCAGATCCACCCGAAACGTTGGAGTCGTACGAGCCAGGAAGGACGCCCACCAATAGTGTATCTGCGCATATGTGTCCCCGTGTCGTTGAGCATATCTGCACTCTATTTTCTTTTCCCTCATCTTGCTAGTATAATTCTCGTTATGGGCAAAATGATTGCAAGTAACGAGCGGCTAAAGTCCTTCTTCTTGCAATGTGCACAGAAGAGCTTTCGTGAACTCGGCTTGAATGATTCAGCCATTACCAACTACATCGCAAGCGTCCTCACCACTTTTGCCCACACGGACCAGCTCTATCGGGTGCAAAACTCAAGGGGGAAACACCTCGATAGTGTGGTCGAAATGCTGGAGGCCTATCTTCCCCCGGCAGAACATATTCAACACTCGGTGCAGCGAGAACGCGAGTTTCGTAAATATGTCGGCGACTACACTTTGTTCATGAATGGGCTATTTCGCACCCATATCGAGCAGGATGGCGTGCTGGAATACTATTTTTCCGAAGGGCGCCGCTCGTATCTGAAAGTGTCCGAACTTGATGTCGCGCTCTACCAGACCGGGTTTCTCTTGTTTCAAGAGTTATCGAAGAATTTTGAATACTACTCCGGTGCGCTCGATTACATGCGCAAAGCCTACTTTGCCCCGTC
It encodes the following:
- a CDS encoding nuclear transport factor 2 family protein, whose protein sequence is MASLLEDKEELRDLVTRYCLYIDSGRYDDWVSTFTDNGVFDSPILGRWQGKTMLKQFTEKYRSWTGNAQPRHCVMNVLLNVEGNHATGECYLLMTHATEGKTELVISGRYEDTMEKVNGKWLFTERKVKPDSRPAHN
- a CDS encoding bifunctional nuclease family protein, which encodes MLNDTGTHMRRYTIGGRPSWLVRLQRFGWIWFILAVSVAFTPSCRNPQGTESRNSVQVEVKGVSFDPVANSPVIILQNKEQTKAIPIWVGLPEAQSIHLQLQGTVLPRPMTHDLLKNILEKVGVGFEKVVVTEMKGGTYYAFIHLANGKTPLQIDSRPSDAIALALRFHRPIFVATHLFDEAIPGGEAHPVTLAPISW